The Streptomyces sp. NBC_00576 genome contains the following window.
CCCACGACTCTGACCTGATCGCGGCACTCGGCGAGCTCGACGACCCGGACACCCGGGCCGCCGTGACCGCCGAACGGTCACTGCTCGCCGCCCTGGAGGCCGGTTGCAGCGCCCCTGTGGGCGCGCTGGCCGACCTGCTGGCCGACGGGCAGATTGTCAAGGAGATGCGCCTGCGCGGCGTCGTCGGCACGACCGACGGCTCGACGCTGGTGCAGCTGTCCACCACCGGTCCCGTGCCCGAGACGTACGACCAAGCAATGGCGCTCGGCCGTGAACTCGCAGCCGAGATGCTTGCCAAGGGCGCGGCCGGTCTGATGGGGGAGCGAGCACAGTGAGCCCCACCACCCTTCCCGCCGGTCCGGACCATGGGCACGTCACCTTTCTTGGTGCCGGACCCGGGGATCCGGGACTACTGACTCTGCGCGCCGTCGAGGCGCTGGCTAACGCGGACGTACTGGTCGCCGAGCACGAGGTGCTCGACGTCGTACGCACGCACGCCAGACAAGGCGTCGCCGAGCTCGATACCGAATTGGACACGCCTATTGGCAGCACGTATCCAGGCACAGGCACGCCTCAACTAACGGTTGTTGACGGCGCGTCAACGACCGCTGGTGTACCCGCTGTGCGGGATGCCGCACATCTTGTCATGGAGGCCGCGCGGGGCGGCAGGCGGGTCGTGCGTGCGGTGTCCGGGGATCCCGGGCTCGACACGTACGCCGCCGGAGAGATGCTGGCGTGCGCCCGCGCGGGCGTCCCCTTCGAGGTGGTACCGGGCGTCGCGGCCGCCGTGGGCGTGCCCGCGTACGCCGGTGTGCCGCTGCGGGACGCGCAGGGCGCGGACGTCCGGTTCGTGGACGCCCGTACGGCGTCGGACCGGTGCTGGACCGAGGTCGGGGCTTCCGACGGGACGGTGGTCGTCTCGACGACCCTCGACTCGGTGGCCGCCGCCGCGGGTGAGCTGGTCGCGGCCGGGCGTAAGCCCGACACTCCGCTGACCGTGACGATCGCCGGGACCACGACGCGTCAGCGGACCTGGTCGGCGACGCTGGGGACCATTGCCCAGATGTTCAAGCAGGGCAAGGTGCTGCCGTCGCCCGACGGTGGCCGGCCGGTGATAGCCGTGGTCGGCGAGCGGTCAGCCGCTGCTCAGCGTGAGCAGTTGTCGTGGTTCGAGAGCAAGCCGCTGTTCGGGTGGCGGGTGCTGGTGCCGCGTACGAAGGAGCAGTCGGCGTCGCTCTCCGACCAGTTGCGGTCCTACGGGGCCGTGCCGCACGAGGTGCCGACGATCGCTGTCGAGCCGCCGCGGACGCCCCAGCAGATGGAGCGGGCGGTCAAGGGGCTGGTCACGGGCCGTTATGAGTGGATCGCTTTCACGAGCGTGAATGCGGTCAAGGCTGTGCGTGAGAAGTTCGAGGAGTACGGGCTTGATGCCCGTGCCTTCGCCGGGATCAAGGTCGCGGCCGTCGGGGAGCAGACCGCCAAGGCGTTGGTCGCTTTCGGTGTGAAGCCTGATCTGGTGCCCAGTGGGGAGCAGTCGGCGGCCGGGTTGCTGGAGGACTGGCCTCCTTACGATCCGGTTTTCGATCCGATCGATCGCGTTTTCCTGCCCCGGGCCGATATCGCCACGGAGACGTTGGTCGCCGGGCTGATCGAGCTGGGCTGGGAGGTCGACGACGTCACGGCCTACCGGACGGTGCGGGCCTCGCCGCCGCCGCAGGAGACTCGGGAGGCGATCAAGGGGGGTGGCTTCGATGCCGTTCTCTTCACGTCGTCGTCCACTGTGCGGAACCTGGTGGGCATCGCGGGCAAGCCTCATAACGTGACGGTGATCGCGTGTATCGGGCCGGCTACGGCGAAGACCGCTGAGGAGCATGGGCTGCGGGTCGATGTCATGGCTCCGGAGCCGTCCGTGCACAAGTTGGCGGAGGCGCTGGCGGACTTCGGGTTGCGGCGGAGGGCTTCTGCTGTGGAGTCGGGGGATCCGGTTACTCGGCCGAGTGAGCGGCGGCCGGGGGCTCGGCGTCGGCGGACCACGTAGTTGCGGCGGGGGTGCGGTGGGGGTGGGCGTTGGGTTTTTCGCCCCCGCCGCCCCTACCCGTCCCATCCTCGGGGGCTGCGCCCCCGAACCCCCCTTTCGCGCTGAACGCGCTCGTCCTCAAACTCCCCCAGAGGGGGGACCCCCAGACGGGCTGAAAGTGCCCGACGCTGCGTCGGTAAAGGGGGACTTGGGGCGGGCGTAGCGTGGGGGCATGTCGAAGTACGGATCCTTTCCCGGTGCGCGGCCTCGGCGGCTGCGT
Protein-coding sequences here:
- a CDS encoding uroporphyrinogen-III synthase; its protein translation is MSPTTLPAGPDHGHVTFLGAGPGDPGLLTLRAVEALANADVLVAEHEVLDVVRTHARQGVAELDTELDTPIGSTYPGTGTPQLTVVDGASTTAGVPAVRDAAHLVMEAARGGRRVVRAVSGDPGLDTYAAGEMLACARAGVPFEVVPGVAAAVGVPAYAGVPLRDAQGADVRFVDARTASDRCWTEVGASDGTVVVSTTLDSVAAAAGELVAAGRKPDTPLTVTIAGTTTRQRTWSATLGTIAQMFKQGKVLPSPDGGRPVIAVVGERSAAAQREQLSWFESKPLFGWRVLVPRTKEQSASLSDQLRSYGAVPHEVPTIAVEPPRTPQQMERAVKGLVTGRYEWIAFTSVNAVKAVREKFEEYGLDARAFAGIKVAAVGEQTAKALVAFGVKPDLVPSGEQSAAGLLEDWPPYDPVFDPIDRVFLPRADIATETLVAGLIELGWEVDDVTAYRTVRASPPPQETREAIKGGGFDAVLFTSSSTVRNLVGIAGKPHNVTVIACIGPATAKTAEEHGLRVDVMAPEPSVHKLAEALADFGLRRRASAVESGDPVTRPSERRPGARRRRTT